The genomic region GTCTCTACGTTTTGCGAGTTGGTGACTACAATACTGAAGTATGAATTCGACGTCCAACCCCCGCctagaaaaattattttgaaatgttatattttttaataggataGTGACATTGAAGAGGATCAGTTCACTGTGGAGCGAATGCACTTTCACGAAGAGTTTGGACAGGGAGGACATTTGAATAATGATATTGCCCTTATCCGTGTCAAATCAAAAGGCAATCGAGGCATACGGTTCGGTTCGCACGTGCAGCCTCTGTGCCTTCCAACTCCGGAGACCGCCTACGTTCCAGGAACAAATTGCACGATTGCCGGATGGGGTTCACCTGGTCAACCTGGAGCAGgttaaaacatttgaaaaaaggtATTCAGTTTAAATGTGATAGACTGATAATGTTGTTCGTGTGTTGTTCCAGCTTTTGCGATCAAGTTACAATCGGCCACTGTTCCCATTCTGCCGGATGAAACGTGTAAAGCACCTTACGTTTACGGTCCTGATCGTATCAAAGTAGGCATGTTTTGCGCTGGTCTTCTCGAAGGAGGTGTGGACGCTTGTCAGGGCGATTCCGGCGGTGGATTAGTTTGTTTAGTCGACGGTATGACCATTATTGTTTCACATCTTTTAGagtaaatggagaaaaaaactttggttttatttttaatttcgtgCCATAGGCAAACCGACATTGATGGGCGTTATCAGCTGGGGTTTTGGATGTGGACGTCCTAACCGCCCAGGTGTTTACACACGCGTTGTCCATTATTTGCCATGGATATATTCCAAATTGGCTGAGACAAGTACTTGAAAAACTAGACATCATCCTTTTTGCCTGCTAATTCACATTTCTTCTGTATTTCTCATATTTTCGTACCAAGTATTTTTTATCGAAGCCTTTTTAAGAACTtgtaattctttgtttttgctaCAGAATCTTATTTAATCCCTCGTTGTTTCCATTGCTATCCATTTTTCTGACGAGAACATCTCCTTTCTTTCCAAAGTATGCAAATGTTCTTTTGTTGCCATTAAAAATGTGCCAAATGATTCATTGGAGTGGAAAAAGAAGTACAGTTTATGTTTGGGGCCCATCGCGGGGGTAATGATTTGAAAATCATTTGCTATTAAccaaactaaaacaaaaaaaaatgtgttttgcaTGTTTTTCTACGTTTGGTTGGTTTCTGCTTTGTTTTCAAACCCTTCCTCTCGATGGGAGAACCCTTATTGGCCCTTACGGGCAGTAGAATCTTGTTATTTAGGGTCGGAACCGTGCCGAAGTCAGCAGTCGTAGGAGACAATGGAGACATCGGAAACATCGGAGACATCGTTACTGTTCAACTACGACCCTGAGATACCAACTAACTTTGTAAGTTATATTCAGTGTTCTGTATCAGTCAGCATATAAGAAAGAGTGAACTGCAATGGGGCCCTTGTGTTGGAGAAATATCCGTATTAGCCGCTATGTGTAGGTGTGTGCCTACTTTCaactgttattttctttattttttacgttACGTCAGGATATAGTGGAGCTGATGGATCAGATCAGTTCCTTCCCTGATGAAAAACGGTAAGAAAtggatttcttttgtgttgcCACAAGTAATATTTTGTTGTATCTTTTTCAATCACAGTAGACCACTAGCCCTACGGAAATAGACAGGCGGAACAATGACAACCTTTTCCTGCTTTGACCCGGATAAGTAAAGATCGACAGTATCGCTCATAAGAGGCTTGTCGGCTGCATGGGAGGAAATGGGAAAAGGGATTGGGTGCGAAGACATATGCATTGATTCAGCTGAAAAAAGACTAACGCTGAACCTTGTAGATCTTATCAtggtattttaaatatttcttacGTTAGTCCAGTCAAGCACTTAGCGAAACGAGAATGTGTGATAAAGTGATGTTCTGTAATTATTAGAGTCTGTAGGTGTACAACCTACGAGGATGATATATTAACATCCTTGGGGATCACTGCACCAGTATAGCAAGTTGGGAAGGTGAACATGTAGTCTTCGCATCATatgtcatttcatttcttgGCATTTTCTCTGCGACGCATGTTACGGCATTCGTCTAAAATTCATGAAGACTTTAAAAAGCTTGCTGTTCAGGAGCTTGCATGGACCACTTTTGCTGATTCTTCTGAATCATTGAAtgacaaataaaataataacagGCTTGGTGAATCCTGTGGAATAAACGTCACTCCGAGATATCTTCCTTGGATGGCCGCTAAACCGCTGGATGTTAGGGTACGATATCTCATCTTCTGTAATAACAATAGTAAccgaaattaattaaattttaccCAATTATGCAAGATCGAATACCTTCCGAAAACAAGGAGATGCCGGCAGAGCGAAGAATCCTTGGATCGATGTAGCGGAAtgcaagaaacaaaatatttgttaCGTAATAGACCTCGACAAGTATCTTCGAGAGGAAACTAGAGCTTCACGGCATGAAACAACGCACCGTTATGACATCTAATGTAAGTCTTCAATTTTAAACACGTTTTACTATGGGCGTAGAGAGTAGCTTTGAATTATGGCCGAAACAAGATACTAAACAAGTTTCTCAAATCTCCGTTCGATGATTATTGCACTAGTACTACGGTAAACGCTGCATTACTTGCATGTGTCTTATTAAAATAGTTACATCACATTCTCGTTGTATGTTCAGTAAAGCTTAACGAGACCATATCATTCCTACGGCTGTCACGCGAAATGTCACACATGAAAAGAGCCTTGATTAGTATTGTATTCGGTTCATATCATTTTAAAACGGATATAATTATTGCTGCTCCGGTTACGGATCCCTGGGATATGATATTGCCAGTTATTGCTTTTAGTTTGCTAGTTGTATTGCGTTTAGAAAGGCAAAAGCCCGTCAAGTAGATATTGTTCTTCTCCAATTGTGCTGCTTTAGTTACCCTAGTGACATATCGTTCATTCTCACAAAAACAGATTTAAAAGTTTTGCCTGCACATCAAACGTGTGTATAGATATATCGATCGCAACcagaaaatcaataataatgACACTATAAATTACGATACAAAAATAACAGCAATTTGATGTTGGTTGTTTTGGCCTGTTGTTTACACACTTTGAATACGGATAGAAAATGGAAAGCGACATAACAATGCTAGTTTAACAATTACCTACTAACATCTGATGcataaacaaaaggaaaaagagcaGCAGACATCAGCTGAATGCAATTTAAGATTCATTCTACAGCGCTAATTTCGTTACCATTTATACTTTCCAGAGATCGCCCACACTCATTGCATAAATTAGCAAGAGGCTACTGCGTCCGCAATCCTAGGGGAAAACATTTTGTGGCGGTAAAACAATTTTCCTAATTCTTTTGAATATGCATATTACATTTGTTTGCTAATTTACGGATGATGTGATAAAAGGCCCGCCGGAAATCGTGGCAGCTGATCATGTACATGAGTGGATTGTAGATGCTATGCAGCATGAATATATCCCACATATAAGTCCACAAGAGCAGAAAAGTATCACAATTAGCACCGAGTCGAGTGCACCAATACGTGGCAATAGCAAAGCAAGATAAAGGAAATGTGCACAGCCAAAATGGTAGGACGTTAACGGACAAGTTGAATGCGGCCTGGACTTCCAGTCGATTCACTTTTGAAGCCGCCCGTTTCCCGTAAATTCGTTGAAAGTTGAACTGGTTGTCGGCAGTCGATTGAGCGTTTTCGTTGAGCGGTTGTGTTGCATTTTGCGTTGTGCCAGGAATATCCGCATTCATGAAGGTAACTCTTTCTGTTGATAATGTGTCCATGCCCATCGCTGTAAGAATTTtggaattattattttagatGGAGAGTTTTAGGCTGGCTAAGTTTGTGAAAAAAACTTATGGAGAAGAAGATAATGGTTGCCAAGGAATTTCCAGAAAGTGCAATTACCGGAATTGAAGTTTGATGGCCGAACGGAAGAGTTAACAAATCTGACTGTGACAGAAGGCTGGCGATAACTTGGTAAATATCGTCGAATAACGGCCTTTGATTCCACGAAGATTAAAACATGTAGCATAACACAAATCAAACCCAATGTCACGTCCCATGAAAGCATCAAATTCAAGTGACTCAAACTGAAAGTGCAGGCGGAAATGGATCGATAGCCCATCCATAACGGACTGgtaaaaatggcaaatgtCAAAATAGACATCACAAAAATAATCATCACCACCATTGGAATTGTGACAGTTTTCTTGTACCATTCATAACGAACTATCGACACGTAACGATCGATGGCTGTTAGTAGAAAACACTGTAGAAGAATCGAGTAATCCATTGGATAaagtaaaactaaaatttgaCATAGTTGTTGACTACGATAAAGGACGACAGTCAATTCCAGTGCGTATTCGAGCAAAGAGAGACACTCGAAGAACGAAATGGCAATCCAGAAAATGTGACGCGGATAACGTAACTGTCTCGAAGTGCTCACTACTAAGATGACGATGCAATTCAGAAAAGCCCCTACAGCGATGACCAAGGTGCGATAGAATTCCTGGCTGAATGAAAAATCTTGTTCCATGATCTGGAATTCAAACACGTTCAGCGATACATTTGTTGCAGGTGACGTAGGTTTGTCCATTGTATCGTAGTGACCATTGACTAGTAAAgtaccgttttctttttttattactagGCTTCTTTATAACCACTTGTTTCCCATCGGTGGGACTGTCAGACGCGCATGCGCGGCAATCGTTCGAATGCAGTGCACCGATGGACGAAATAAGAGATGATCCAGTGAACTATTTAACAATAGAGCAATTGACAATGACACAAACTTCAATTTCTTTATATACTGTAGGTACGTGAAATTACGATTAAAGTTAGATGGGATTAATtcaataattgtttttttggtacTGCAATTTAGCTCCGAACCACACAATTGTCGACATTGGCTGTAACCCGGTGAGATGATTAAACGCAGCAGTGAGATCAATCTTCTTGTTGATAGCTctcacaaaatgaaacaaaacttcGCATCTCCAATACTCAAACGAAGTGTTGTACAAATGTGCGTTATGGCTAGCCAAATGAGCAGGAACTTGTCCCTGACGACCTTCTTTTACCTTTATATTCTTTGGGTGGTATGTTTAGGTAATATCTACGTCGACAAAGGGGCGTCTATAGGTCATAGACATTTACATTCTAtacattttaagaaaaatgatcGCCTATCCTCCACACACTTACCTGTGTTCTTGCATTTGAGCTCCAGAATTTTTAGGGGCGTGGAACGAAAAATTAGAATTGAAATCCAATCGTGCACTGAACAAGCACAGCAAGTAGCTTATTTCCTTGCATCCTACGGGTTTATGCAGGTCAGTAAAAACCCGAGATTACGTACTTGGTTTAAGTGAGTTACCCGATctttaattttctcttttcattccaATGCAGACCCACTACAGCTGTTTTCCAGAGTAAAACCACATTTGATTGGATAGATGAGCTTTCCCGAAGCTGTCTGAAAACGCtgcaagaaaaaagacaagagaggATTTCGTTCCAGCGCTATCATCTCAACTGGCCAGTTGAAGTAAAGCTTAAACAGTTCAGGAGGGACTCGTCAACGCCGTGAACAAGGCGAGTATAAATAAATGGATCTGAATAGATCTGATTAATAAGGATGGCTTTTCAGggatttaaaattgaattatttattacCTTCAACATTAATTACTAGTTTCCTATTCGTGTGTAGTGGATTATATAATTCATTGTAGAACTCTGTTTCTACTTTCTTAGAAACAGATGTTGACACATCCGTCGTATTATTTTTGGGTGGGCGTTGCGAAATGATTACATCCAAACTCGATGGATCGAACAATGACACGAGAAGCAATTGACCTTCAaagtttttcgattttttacaGTCTCAGGTAACTAAAAAGCTGTTAAGAGACATACGCTCTTTACTTAGCTTCCGTAAGATTTCAAAGTTAGCATGATTTGTAAGAACTGAGTGACAAGTGCTATTTTTGTCTGTTGCCTAGAGCAACCTGATCATTTCAAACAGCTCAATCAATGTCAAATAGCATTTACAAGAAGACGGGTAATACCGTGGGTAGGAATTTAAAGGTACCTCCCGGAATCCCCAAGCACAACGTGCTAGTATTATCAATGCTCTCTAGATTCAAAAAAGATAATTAAAGACTACTCGCAAGGAACCGAGTgctttatgttttgaaaaaaaagctccTAAATATACCGTCGATCCGTTTACAAGCAGACAGATGCACTGCTGCGATTTTCACGATGCTTTGCTATATCCTTCAATCGTATTTAATTCATAAATCCTGCCGAGTAAAAAGCATCATGCTGctttttcattcttcattTCTTGCTTTGATATGAAGTTGAGCCTCTTGATTGAATATTCCATTTCTTCGTAATACTATGTTTTATAATGTATGTAAACTCATTCCTAGATACATGTTTCGTAAATTAAAGAGATTTACCGAGTGATGGAGACGAAACCCAGGTCTGATAGGACATCACGAACCTGTATCAGTGCCATAGAAAGAATTTATCGTTCGTCTTCCTTGATTGAATGGCGCAGCTGACCCCTGAATAACACAGAATGAACTTCCTTTATGCTGGACGTACACGAATGAAAGGATTTTGAATTGAGCATATGCCGAAATGGTATCAGAATAAGACCATTAAATATTTCTACCTAAATGTTTTCTAATTTATAGCATTTATTTTGATACTGAAAATAATCCCCGGTCGTAAATGATGGGCTAATGTACCTGCCGTTCGCCGACCCGTTAGTTCGATGGTTTGGTGCCTGTGTTAATGCGGATGATTCCAAATTTAATTCAAGTTGCGTGACGACGTCATCAAAAAATGTCGAAGGTGAACCGTGAGTTGCTTAAGCTAACTTCTTTTCTGCGGCTCTATTCtttttgcataaaaaaaaaacaggaaactGTGAAGACAAAAATGTGGGTCGAATAAACAATTCGGCCGTTTGACACACAATGGGCAATTATTGCACCCACCTAAGGTAAATAgactttgttatttttttatacgCAACTAAAATATCTCATTTCGAATTAATAGTCTAATTTTGAAAAGACTATCTGCACTCGTTAGCATGTCTTATTGCTAGGGTCAAATGAAGAAACTGTTCGTCGTTAAAGCTCTCCTTCCATTTGCAAGTGGAACGAACTAACAAGAAATTCTTCTCAAAATTATAACACCCGTTTTTGTACCATCGGAAAACGCTTATACCTTGGGCATTCTGCGTTCATCAGCCTCTTTAAGGGTTAATATCAaacgttgttttttcttaatcatAAAAGACAAGATCGTTCGCCTCCACAGTCAAAGGTGGCCTTGCGGCTATAACGGGCATACGATTTCGTCTTTATTTTAAAAGTTCctaacagatttttttttttttcgattgtaGCCCAAGCGTTTAAACTCGCACTTGTAAAAAGTATAAAAGGAACTAAGAAAATGTTGCCCAATCTAAATAGTTTGAAAGCATTCAGGATATTCGGTTGTGTTCTGCTCTGCTCGTCTTTCGGGAAGAAAAGGGTCAATCAACAATCCCCTTACACAggatttgaaaaatgaaacgttacAAATCCTTGAacttacttttacttcaaacgttctttttcttcctattgTTGTCTGAAATGTTTGGTCTACCGCATTGCGTCAAAAGGTGAGAGTTTTAATAAGAATTACTTTGAATGCGAAGTCTTTATGTCACCGCCAAGAGAAGAGtttgttgatttttgttgtgtttttctatGATTTGTACCTCAGGGGGAAACGTCAGACGTCTGGTGGCGTCACTGAAGAAAAGCTTTCGGTGAAAAGCAGCGATTCCGGGAAGTTGGGCGATCCCCGCATCGTGAAAGACGTCGggaaaaaactggaaaagCCAAGATGGCTGGGCGGTGAACTCTACGTATCGAACaaagaacacaaaagaatTCTGAAAAATCTTGGAGCTCACTACAAGAAATCAATGGAACTGGCACAGAGTCTTTTAACGGACATCGTAGAGATATGGTGGCGCATAGAAGATACTTCCAAAGACGCTGATCCGATTACAGATGGCCCGGATTCGTATAACCTGGCTGATCTGCTTTTACTTGCCAAGTAAGATATtgtatttgaaattcaaaaattgctGTCCTAACAACATTATTTCTAAATGAATCATTAAAATTCAAGGGATAGCGGACTGTGCCATGAAACTCATACTCTACCGCCTTCTGACGATGAAGATAAACCGAAACCTATTGGCGGATCAGAGATCAACGAAACATTGTCGGAGAACGAAGACCCTCAATTAGAGAGCAGTTTAACTTTAAACACGACCATTGTTCAGCCACCGAAGAAAAGCGAAACGAAAGAAGACTTAGTGAGGCGTCTCAAATTGTTGGGTGATGAACTGGAACAGAGCGATCATGAATTACCGCCGAAACTTTTAACTGATTTCAAAGAGGCATGGCTTCGTATAGCCAATAAATCAAATGAGTTCTTCGACGTACGCATTCCTCAGTCCAgactggaagaagaagatttgaGAACTTACACGGCCCGGCTTTTATTCCTTGCCAAGTATTTTCTATTAAAAATGACATAGTTCCAGATTTAATGGATTTACTATTGTTTAACAAATTGAATTGCTCAAAAGTGATCGGCCGTGCGAGTCACCGGACGAAACGTTCTTCAAAGGCCATTGTCTTCTGCTCGGTCCGACTGATCATTGCCCAGAGAATATGGAGATGAATGACGGACCGAAGAACCAAGGATTTTGTGACTGCGCTCCACTGGATCCTGCCAAAGAAAAATCCGAACTTCGGGTTGTTTATTCAgcccagaaaaagaaatgctacTCACAAAATACGCAGGTATTTAATGTAATTTcatttataaaaaataattatctTACGTTATCGTGATGTCAGGGTCCTTGTCCGAACGGGCAGTGGCTTGTACTCAAAAACAACGTTCCGCAGTGTGAAGAGAATTCCGGTGGATGTCCTACGGACGGTCGGCACGTCTATTGGAGTCCAGATGCAGGAGTTTTGATGACTAAAAAATGCTGGGAAATTGGAACGAAAGGACCGTGCGATCCGGATGAACGACTCCATCTGAGGCAAGACACTGGTGATGTTGAGGTATATTGCGATCGTAATTTAGTCAGCATTTCATCGTCTGTGATCATTCCGCCCGTTCCAGCTTATCGGGCTGCATGTCAAGCAGGTAGTTACCGTAAGCAACGATTGAAATGCGAACGGCCATTCTTGTAAAAGAAATATTCTGATGGAGTTTCTATCAAGTGATTCGTTTAAGTCTAAAAGCCAATCAAATAGCCGTTGCGTGTTGTTGGCATGTAATCCATTATCTAATCCTTCCATGCTGTATCTTAGGCAATGTAAAATATACGTCGTAGTTGGTGTCTGGGAATGTCtgcaaataaagaaaaagctatCGCCGTTCGAATTTACAACAACTTTAAGTTTCAATAACATTTGAGCAAAAAAGGgcggaaaaggaaaaaggctCACATTTTACGAAACGtaagccttttttcttttcccctactCGCACTTCGGGACGCAAACTTGCTCTTGTCTGTCGTCCAAAGTACCCGTCGCTGATACTTGACTTCGTAGTGTGACTTGACCACCAATCGCAGCCGAACCTTACAGCGTGATTGCAGCTGAATTGATTAGTGTTGTCTCAAGCCGGCTCTAAAAAGGGGCAACGGCCTGTTTGCCCCTTTCGACGTTGTTTCTTCGCGGACATTCGCCCATCAGACGACTGAATGACTTTGCTTTCGGCCGTTCACAAAGCCACTAGTCGTATATCACTAACAGAGTATCTCACGGAGACTTTGCCGAAGACAAGAAAGCAAGAAGACCAACACAAAAACTCACGCACGAAAATCGCACTCAACAAAAAACTCACTCGCAAAACACTTTTGTCCACtggtttccttttcttccttgCGTCAATTTGGTTGGGTACGTCCCAGTATCTGTTTTCCACTTCTTCGCTTTCCATGAATTAACAGTGTGACCTGAATAGCAACGCGTTACCATTGATCCTCTTTCGCCGCTGTTTTAGCAGACATTCGCCCATTAGACGACCGTGAAGAGATCGGCTGACGTCTGGTACCGTCAGCCACACAACACGGTTGTACTCACTGTCCAGAAACTGAGGAATTGCCAACCCTATTGGTTAAAGTAAAAATTATACTCACCTCGAATTTCAGTCTCTCGGCGGCGTCCGTATTTTCGTCCACCTTGGGACTCTTCGGGTAGGCGTGGGGTGAGACACCCACTCCTACCTAATGGAGGAATTGACGTTTTCATATTCCAATAATGCTTGGCATCCCTGTCTCTCCTATAGGTGATTTTGGTAGGTTGCACCTTCGATAATGATTCGATTGAGTTGCCAATTTTCGCCACCAGGTGCACTTTCACGGGCATCCCATGCCAGTTACGCGGCGCAATTCACGGTTTCTCCCGGCAGAGGATGGAACATCTGTCGATAGTTTCAGGCGTAGCTACTTTCAATGTTGAGCTAtaattttcatgttttttaaGGTTACCCAAACCCTTTTCGCAGACTTATTGCTCAAAAACATGATTCGTTTGGCAATGCCGAGAATATGGCCGTAGGTTACAACACTAAGAGTTTTGCTCGTTTTGTTCATTTGCCAGCTGGCTTCGTTTTAGAGAAGGTGCCGGTTTCTTTCagtctgtgtgtgtttttagGATGTAGGCGTTCAATTGGTTCTTTTGTGTTGTGATTTTTGATCTCTACATTCTCTGAGTTAGATCTTGacagaaaaaggaattgaaaataatggTACGTAATACCCCTTGTTTCCATTAGTTTGCTATGACATCGAGACGGTTTCCTGCCCCAGCATTATTTCGTATTACGCCATTGCAAATGAATTCTGTACATTTGCTGGCGTGGTAGTAAGTTGTGTTTTAAATTTAGTGCTTGCCATTGGCTAACTAAGTCCTCCCGGAATAAATTTTTGATTCATCGTTGATGAAAATCCAGCTAACTTGTTATGGCCGTGTGACAAGacatttttatattattgttAAGAAATGCCTATCCCCTGTTGTTTTAATGCTATggtttttttcaaacggaGTAGTTATTGAAAAGCGTTGATTTTGCACCCACTTTAAATTTGCTTTTCACGTGAGGgagcttttttgttttgggttttttttttctgcttgtTTGTAGTAATTGCGTTAAGTCTTTTAGTAATTGCAAGCGACCCAGCCCTGTGAGCAATTCTTTCACCCACCCCCGTCCATATTCTGGCCAACAATGTGACACTAGCAAGTGGTATGTCTGTGTGTATTAGTCCATTGTGGCTTCCTGagattattgtttttgtttgtcaaaaaagaaaaaagttccGTCAAAAATATCCCAAAATTGTTTAATGTTCTTGATATAATTTACAGGTGAAGTAGGAGAcatacaggaaaaaaaaatgcagtctGTTATTTCAAGGGAGGAA from Daphnia carinata strain CSIRO-1 chromosome 6, CSIRO_AGI_Dcar_HiC_V3, whole genome shotgun sequence harbors:
- the LOC132088028 gene encoding 5-hydroxytryptamine receptor 1B-like, with protein sequence MDKPTSPATNVSLNVFEFQIMEQDFSFSQEFYRTLVIAVGAFLNCIVILVVSTSRQLRYPRHIFWIAISFFECLSLLEYALELTVVLYRSQQLCQILVLLYPMDYSILLQCFLLTAIDRYVSIVRYEWYKKTVTIPMVVMIIFVMSILTFAIFTSPLWMGYRSISACTFSLSHLNLMLSWDVTLGLICVMLHVLIFVESKAVIRRYLPSYRQPSVTVRFVNSSVRPSNFNSAMGMDTLSTERVTFMNADIPGTTQNATQPLNENAQSTADNQFNFQRIYGKRAASKVNRLEVQAAFNLSVNVLPFWLCTFPLSCFAIATYWCTRLGANCDTFLLLWTYMWDIFMLHSIYNPLMYMISCHDFRRAFYHIIRKLANKCNMHIQKN
- the LOC130690484 gene encoding uncharacterized protein LOC130690484, coding for MKRYKSLNLLLLQTFFFFLLLSEMFGLPHCVKRGKRQTSGGVTEEKLSVKSSDSGKLGDPRIVKDVGKKLEKPRWLGGELYVSNKEHKRILKNLGAHYKKSMELAQSLLTDIVEIWWRIEDTSKDADPITDGPDSYNLADLLLLAKDSGLCHETHTLPPSDDEDKPKPIGGSEINETLSENEDPQLESSLTLNTTIVQPPKKSETKEDLVRRLKLLGDELEQSDHELPPKLLTDFKEAWLRIANKSNEFFDVRIPQSRLEEEDLRTYTARLLFLANDRPCESPDETFFKGHCLLLGPTDHCPENMEMNDGPKNQGFCDCAPLDPAKEKSELRVVYSAQKKKCYSQNTQGPCPNGQWLVLKNNVPQCEENSGGCPTDGRHVYWSPDAGVLMTKKCWEIGTKGPCDPDERLHLRQDTGDVEVYCDRNLVSISSSVIIPPVPAYRAACQAGSYRKQRLKCERPFL